The genome window TTTCGGTAAGCTATCCTGAAGCACGAATACTGATCAATAGTTTCGACGCATTCACCTATCGTGGGCTCGATCAGCTAAATGCAGCTCTTCAGGGCAATGGCAATATGATCATCATCGGGGATGTGGCAGGAATTACCAATGCCCGCAATGGCAAGACACATCAAACAGTTGGGCATTCGGCTGCGCTTCTTGCTATGGAGGGGCTTACATTCCTCGAACCTTGGGACGCTATTGATACCTTTGCGTGCCTTAACTGGGCATTGGGTGAAAGTAGACGAGTAGTTTATATCCGCATACATAGTTCACGAATCGAAGGTAAGCCAGATGATAAGGTTAAACGAACTCTGACCTACTACACAGTTCGCGACACTGATGGTGATCCTGATTTAGTGATAGTCAGCGCTGGTTTTACAATTGACAGTTGCTTACAAGTTTCTGACCACCTGCGAAAGGATGGGATCCAAGTTCGTGTAATCAATGTAATCAATCCAAATGCGCTTAATGAGGCATTTGGCAGTTTGATTACAAACGGACGACCGTTGTTAACCGTATATAACGGGCATCCACGCATACTGCGGCAAGCTGTCGCTGATGCGCTCCTTCAAGGACATGCTCGCCCTTCAGTTCTCGAGGGCGTCGGCTTCACGATCGGCACAACTGGTACCTTCGAAGAAATACGTGCATGGACCAAGCTCGATGCAGACGGGATCCTTTGCACAGCTAAGCGTCTACTCTAGAGCTTAGAAAATGTATAACACTGGTCGCAAAACATGCGGCCTTTTTTTTTATTAAGAGTATGCTATAAAGATTCTATGCTTAAACACATTATCGAATATTCATTTTCAAAAACGCATGATAAAACATACGTTTTTGTACCCGGCTATTCAGGCGGATTGAACGTTGCAACTATCAGTAAAATAGTTGAATATTTTGTTAAGCAAGGAAAAGGTAATGTTTATGGTGTGTCCATGTCGTACCAATATGACACACAGGACCTATTCGATAATTCTCAAATAAAACTTATCACCGTATTAAAGCATATTGCCACTATTGCCCCGTACACAGATATTATCTTAATTGCAAAGTCGTTAGGAGGATCATTGGCATTGTTTAATTGCAAAAAATTGCCTATTAATAAAATTATTATTCTTGGCTGTTCGATAAAGCTCGGCTGGCCCCAACGAATTTCGCTGTTTAAAACACAGAATCCGACACTCCCTGATTATAAAAGCGAATGGAAGAGCATCCTTGCGTCAATTTCGATTCCAACACTCGTTATGAGTGGTGAGTTTGACGATATTACGGATAATTCCTTTTTATTCCAAGCGACTCAGATTAATCAGAATCTTCGACTCATTGTTGTTGAAAATGCAAATCACAATCTAGAAAATAGTGAGAGTGGCGAGTTGCTCATAGAAACACTAATCAAGAGCATTGAAGATTTTCTGACAGAAAGCCATTCTCATAATGATTCATAGTAATGGCTGCTTGCAGATATTGCAAAAGTAGTCAAAAGCTGGACTGGAGAGTATCTCAAAGCGGTGATGAAGTAATCACTTACGAGTTTGCTGTTCGAAATTCTTGAATCCCACGGCGGGCTTCTTCGAGTTTTTTCAGAAGATCTGATGTAAGCTTTTCGCTGATTGTAAGCGACGAATCATTTAACCGCTGAAAAATACATCAAGTACGGGTTCGTATTTATCTCCTAGCTTCAGGCGGCGGGGAGTGTCTAATACCGACGCAAGATTAAAACCATTATCGGAAAAATCTGCCAATTTGATGTAAAGCACATCTTCTTCTTGAATAGCATGCGCTACGTGCTCTTTATAGTGGCGGTTTTTTTCTGCCTGCGCCGTATCTTTTGGCAACTCGGGATTTGATAATGCGGCAACGATATGAGCAACACGGGATCCATAGATCGCCTTGAGGTACGAAAGCGCATCGCGGCGCGTATCACCAGACACTTCACCTCCCTGGGTCTGTTGTTTTTGTGCCAACAAACCTGCTTGGTCCTCCACAGAATCATGAAGAAGTCCCGCGATAATCAGATCGGGGTCGGTAATGCCATATTCCTCAATAACACGCGTTGCCGCTCTCACAACATGATTAACATAGGGGCATCTGGCCGATCTTTCTGCTTTGCATGCGCCTCTACCGCGAGGATGAGCGCTTGCTGTATCCGTTCCTGCTGCTCGAGTGCAATATCAAGCGCCTCGCTGCTTGGCGATGGCTTCTGTTTTCCTTCGATAAGATTATTCAAGCGTGCGAGTGCTTTGAATGTTCCTGCTTTCTCAAACTTTTCATCGGCAAGCGTGGCACGTAACGATTCTAATCTTGGTTCCTGATTCATATTTTTCTTTTTTGAATAGTTAGAGTATATCACTGTTCTTCTCTTGAGAAAACCATACATATGATTTGCTCGAGAGAAGCGGGATCATGCGATTGTAGTAGGGAACCCTTCCCTGGTACGCGCATTATGTGATCCCATCTTCTCAACCCGTTGTTGCTAGTTGTCGATCATTGCCGGCCGCCCGATGTGGCGGACGAACTCCTGAGCTGCTGCCCTGATCTGGTCGTCATCCTTGATCTTCTCCTCCTCGGGAAGGAGGTTGAAGTCGACCATGGGGGCACGCGTGACGCGGTCCAACGACCGGAACGGCTGCCCGACCTTCCACGCGAGATTGGCGCACTGCCTGGCGATCCTCTTTTCGGAATCCGTGAGATTGTCCGACGCGAGATCGTGGATCGCCTTTTCGTAACCATATTCCGTGACTTCGCCGTTCCGCTGATTGGCGATGAGGCTGGCCGCGGTCTGCACGGCGTAGCTGCCGGCGAGATTCATGGCCACATCGATCGGCTTGTCGACACCGAACTCCTGGTAGGTCGCAGGGTCATTCCCGGTGCCCACATGGTACGCCAGAGCGGCCATGTTGGCGAGTCCGACCGACCCTTCGACCGACTGAATGAGAGTGCTGATGATCTGAAAAACCATTGTGATGAACTCCTCGGAAAAGTCAGGACCCAACTGCAGAGCGCTCTGTAGTTCAAAATCCTATGCCTTCCCATAAAATCGCTCGCTCGAACGGTCTTATGGCAAAGCACTGCTCAACTGCCCCCTTCCAGAGTCAGATGCATCCACTCTCTCCTTTAGATAATGGCCGCATCCGACCGGTTCGATAGATACCGAACCAGTAGAAGGGTTGAGTTTTTGAGTCTGCTCTCATAGAACTATTTTTTTCTATGAAAGCGAGACATTCAAAACGTATACGCTATGACCATAATAGTACCATAAACTTTGTATTATGTCAATGCTACGTGATACACTTTTATATATATTTTATAATTCTTTTTGATAGTAGTATTAAATGCGAGTATTTTATATATACTATTTGTCATTTTATTTTGACATTATAATAATTCTATGCTAGAATAGAGAATAATATTATCCATCCTCTATGGACCCACAATCACTCATCCAGGCAGGACTTACCCCTAAAGAAGCGTTTTTATACCTTAAAATGCTTCAAACCGGTCCCCTGACGGTCGGCAAACTCCTCCACCATGTTCCTTATAAACGCGGTGATCTCTATAATATTCTCCATTCCCTCCGAGATAAGGGTTTGGCGATAGAGGAAGTAAAAGATGGATTACTGACCTATACGCTCACTGACCCTTCAAAACTCGAGGATTTCGTCCGATCCCAAGAAGAACGCCTCGAGCAGAACCGAAAAACAATTTCCTCCCTGATTCCCGAACTTCAATCGCTCTATAACCTCTCGCTTCAGCGGCCCGGTGTACGCTTCTTTGAAGGACGGGAAGGCATCTGGAAAGTACTCGAGGATTCTCTAACTGCAAAAACAGAAATCACTTCGATCACGGATATTGATTCTATTGTAAAACACATAGGCGATCTCAATGAAAAGTATGCAAAAAAACGCGCGCGACTCCATCTCAGAAAGCGTGGACTCGTGCTTGACACCCCCTTTGCACGCAATTATCTCAAGAGTTATTTACGCGAAATTACAGAAACAAAACTCATTGCACCCAATGCCGGAATTCTTTTTGAGTCCATTATGCAGATCTATGATACCAAGGTATCGTATATTACCCTGGCGGAACAAAACATGATCGGCGTCATCATCGAGGATCCAATCATCAATCGCATGCATCGCATGCTCTTTGACCACATCTGGAACACTACGCAGCCGACTGTGTTTGATGCCTCATTGAGTCCGCAACTCGTATGATATGCGTTGAGGGCACGCCTTTGTAATCGTAGTGCTCGGTCACCACAAATCCTAGCTTCTCATATATTTTTGCAGCCGGAGAATCCGGATCGCAATCTGCTTCAATCCTATGAGTAACACCAAGCTTTAGAAGCGATTCCTCCAAAAGCGCAATTCCCAATTTATGATTGTCATAGCGCTCATCAATTACAAATGAACCAAAATACAAACTTCCGTCATCTCGCGTATCAAATCTGCAATAGGCAATAATTTCCCCTTCATGCTTCACGACATAGAGTGCTGTCTCTCCTTTCTCAGTCGCAAGCCGCAATCCCTCCACCAATGCAGTTTTAAATTCTTCCGGATATTTGGTATTTGCATACCGTGATCGATAAATCTCTTCCATTCTCTTCCAGTTATCATCGGCAGCTGCGAAGCGCTTCAGTTCTTCACCGCGAAGAATAGTCATATCTATCCCCTCTATTTCGGACAAGGGCACCTTCAGCCCCGACTCTCTCAATGTTCTAAATGTCAAGGTCAACAATAGTATCTCGGTTGAAGTATTGTTGAGTGATTCACTATTTTCGACATCTCTTCCTTCTAGGCTTGACTCAAGAACATTTTTTGTTTTTTGCAAGAGTCTCTGTATTGTTTTTCGAACAATTTCCTGATCGTCTCTTTCTTTATACTGTGATCGCAGATAATTTGACGCGAAAGATGCAGCATCGGTAATGGTACGAAGAAGCTTAAATATCTTCGTGAGTTGCTCGGGATTATTATGATACTTTTCAAAAACATCTAAAATAGTCTGTGCTGTTGCAGGACTTTCAGCTGCCGTCATAAATGATCGTAAAACATCTGTTCGTAATTCTCCTGACGATTTTAAACATCGGGAAAGCCGCTTAAACATCGCCGTATCTGCTGTTGCCAAAAATCGCAATAAGTGAATTTGTGATGTAATCGGCACTTCGGCAAAAGAAATTCCCAGATCGGCTTCAATGACACTTCTTAAATTTGGTCGATGAAGGTGTTGCAATAGCAATGGAATGTTTTCATCTTTACTGCCAATATACGGATTAAGTTCTGGATCAGACTGTATAGTGTGAAATTGCTTGAAGTTCGCTTGCATCGGACTATACGCGGATTCTTGTAGAGTCTTTTCTGCAGATCTGAAGAGGTCTTTTACTACAGTGTCCATTATCGGTTTAAGTCTTTTTTCAATAAGTATAATGCCGAGCGTGGCATGCTCCTTATTTCCACCGCGTTCTCCTTTCTCATCGAGAAGATCCTTCCACAATGAGAAATAGTGAGTCCATTCTTCCCGCTTCATTGCTGTTGATACTGATCCAAATACATGCGCAAGTTGTTCTGGAGACTGATCTATGATAAATAAAGGGAAAAAACGAAGTATTGTTTGTGATAGCGAATGAGGGAGTGCCATTTCGAGCACTTCACGATTTTGTAGAAGCGCTTCAGCAAACGCAACTGACGGTCCGTGAGGAGTTGGCATCTGAGAAAAATCTACCCGCCCAATATCTTCAGGGATCATGGCATGATCGTAGAGCGCAACAGCATCGGATGCGATACGATGAAGTAATTGCCTATTTTCACTTGGCAGGCGAAGCGGTTGGCGTGGCACTGCAATTTGCTCTCTCAAATGTATATCATCAAAAAACCAGCTTTCTTCAGCACGCTCCACCTGTCTTCCGTATGTGGGATC of Patescibacteria group bacterium contains these proteins:
- a CDS encoding helix-turn-helix domain-containing protein, encoding MDPQSLIQAGLTPKEAFLYLKMLQTGPLTVGKLLHHVPYKRGDLYNILHSLRDKGLAIEEVKDGLLTYTLTDPSKLEDFVRSQEERLEQNRKTISSLIPELQSLYNLSLQRPGVRFFEGREGIWKVLEDSLTAKTEITSITDIDSIVKHIGDLNEKYAKKRARLHLRKRGLVLDTPFARNYLKSYLREITETKLIAPNAGILFESIMQIYDTKVSYITLAEQNMIGVIIEDPIINRMHRMLFDHIWNTTQPTVFDASLSPQLV
- a CDS encoding GNAT family N-acetyltransferase is translated as MKHEIEMGIPFADLSVKQKKGIIDQTNDILSRLLKREEVDVEAVLASALSSSASRRPLRRMRQAIMFFFETASRNLASDTYNETERTAMAHHFSDMGSALIRHLTPAQALVASSQILRIKEFQRVVGNAMTDQIAKRIAAAPETIGNSIVDVIEQLSASEQLDAIHQLTTVSSRILISKIAAALNSRSVDEIIESARQRSAVGDCTTAYNTLVDAEKSIKGIINSIRNRLPQQLVQYACNEAAGAIDERHNFFVSSKTSDEIYNEAVSYGDPTYGRQVERAEESWFFDDIHLREQIAVPRQPLRLPSENRQLLHRIASDAVALYDHAMIPEDIGRVDFSQMPTPHGPSVAFAEALLQNREVLEMALPHSLSQTILRFFPLFIIDQSPEQLAHVFGSVSTAMKREEWTHYFSLWKDLLDEKGERGGNKEHATLGIILIEKRLKPIMDTVVKDLFRSAEKTLQESAYSPMQANFKQFHTIQSDPELNPYIGSKDENIPLLLQHLHRPNLRSVIEADLGISFAEVPITSQIHLLRFLATADTAMFKRLSRCLKSSGELRTDVLRSFMTAAESPATAQTILDVFEKYHNNPEQLTKIFKLLRTITDAASFASNYLRSQYKERDDQEIVRKTIQRLLQKTKNVLESSLEGRDVENSESLNNTSTEILLLTLTFRTLRESGLKVPLSEIEGIDMTILRGEELKRFAAADDNWKRMEEIYRSRYANTKYPEEFKTALVEGLRLATEKGETALYVVKHEGEIIAYCRFDTRDDGSLYFGSFVIDERYDNHKLGIALLEESLLKLGVTHRIEADCDPDSPAAKIYEKLGFVVTEHYDYKGVPSTHIIRVADSMRHQTQSAA